From a single Brassica rapa cultivar Chiifu-401-42 chromosome A01, CAAS_Brap_v3.01, whole genome shotgun sequence genomic region:
- the LOC103831628 gene encoding probable serine/threonine-protein kinase PBL23, which produces MMKLCPCFSNPQQLGDNSPRDSFDEGLTGYRGHSSKLFALFTFRSRGKGSSRQKYITEEIKKYGNVKSSGKIFKFKELIAATDNFSMECMIGEGGFGRVYKGFLTSLNQVVAVKRLDRNGLQGTREFFAEVMVLSLAQHQNLVNLIGYCVEDDQRVLVYEFMPNGSLEDHLFDLPEGAPSLDWFTRMKIVHGAAKGLEYLHDYADPPVIYRDFKASNILLQSDFNSKLSDFGLARLGPTEGKDHVSTRVMGTYGYCAPEYAMTGQLTAKSDVYSFGVVLLEVISGRRTIDGDRPTEEQNLISWAEPLLKDRRMFTRIVDPNLKGNYPLKGLHQALAIATMCLQEEAETRPFMGDVVTALEFLAKPIEVVDDTNNTDTTTPAPVSEAQKSASDS; this is translated from the exons ATGATGAAGCTTTGTCCTTGTTTCAGCAATCCACAACAACTCGGAGATAACTCGCCTAGAGATTCATTTGATGAAGGTCTTACAGGTTATAGAGGCCATAGTAGCAAGCTTTTTGCTCTCTTCACCTTTCGCTCACGTGGAAAAG GAAGCTCTAGGCAGAAGTACATAACGGAGGAGATAAAGAAATATGGTAACGTGAAATCAAGTGGCAAAATCTTCAAGTTCAAGGAACTAATAGCTGCAACAGACAATTTCAGCATGGAATGTATGATTGGTGAAGGCGGGTTTGGAAGAGTCTACAAAGGCTTTCTCACCAGCCTCAACCAG GTGGTGGCTGTAAAGAGGCTTGATCGAAATGGGTTGCAAGGAACAAGAGAGTTCTTTGCAGAAGTAATGGTATTGAGTCTTGCTCAACATCAAAACCTTGTCAATCTCATTGGCTATTGTGTTGAAGACGACCAACGAGTCCTCGTTTATGAATTCATGCCTAATGGATCTTTGGAAGATCATTTATTCG ACTTACCGGAAGGGGCACCAAGTCTAGACTGGTTCACGAGAATGAAGATAGTGCACGGTGCAGCTAAAGGGCTCGAGTACTTGCATGACTACGCAGATCCTCCTGTGATCTACCGCGATTTCAAAGCTTCAAACATATTGCTGCAATCGGATTTCAACTCGAAGCTATCGGATTTCGGACTAGCTAGGCTTGGACCAACTGAAGGCAAAGATCATGTGTCCACTAGAGTCATGGGAACATACGGATACTGTGCTCCTGAATATGCGATGACCGGTCAACTCACTGCTAAATCTGATGTCTATAGTTTTGGCGTTGTCCTCCTTGAGGTCATATCCGGGAGACGAACTATTGATGGGGATAGACCAACCGAAGAACAAAACTTGATCTCCTGG GCGGAGCCATTGTTGAAAGATAGGAGAATGTTTACAAGGATTGTGGATCCGAATCTAAAAGGGAACTACCCATTAAAAGGATTGCATCAGGCTCTAGCGATAGCAACAATGTGTCTGCAAGAAGAAGCAGAGACTAGGCCATTCATGGGAGATGTGGTCACAGCACTTGAGTTCTTGGCTAAGCCGATAGAGGTTGTTGATGATACTAATAATACTGACACTACTACTCCTGCTCCTGTTTCTGAAGCTCAGAAATCAGCATCTGATTCCTGA
- the LOC103831638 gene encoding pentatricopeptide repeat-containing protein At1g61870, mitochondrial has translation MALLTRIRSSASLLRHLNPSPQIRSLSSASSILSPDSKTPLTSKQKSKTALSLLKTEKDPDRILEICRAASLTPDCHIDRLAFSAAVQNLTENKHFSAVTNLLDGLLENRPDLKTERFAAHAIVLYAQANMLDHSLRVFSDLEKLEIQRTVKSLNALLFACLVAKDYKEAKRVYIEIPKMYKIEPDLETYDRMIKVFCESGSSSSSYSIVAEMERKGIKPTSSTFGLMIAGFYREDKKEDVGKVLAMMKERGVSIGVSTHNIRIQSLCKRKRSGEAKALLDGMLSSGMKPNAVTYGHLIHGFCNEGEFDEAKKLFKAMVNRGCKPDSECYFTLVYYLCKGGDFEAALSLCKESMEKNWVPSFGIMKSLVNGLAKDSKVEEAKELIAQVKEKFTRNVELWNEVEAALPQ, from the coding sequence ATGGCGCTACTCACTCGGATCCGCTCCTCGGCCTCTCTCCTCCGCCACCTCAACCCCTCCCCTCAAATCCGCTCTCTCTCCTCCGCCTCATCGATCCTCTCACCCGATTCCAAAACCCCACTCACCAGCAAACAAAAGAGCAAAACCGCTCTCTCTCTCCTCAAAACCGAGAAAGATCCAGACCGCATCCTCGAGATCTGCCGCGCCGCTTCCCTCACTCCCGATTGCCACATCGATCGCCTCGCTTTCTCCGCCGCGGTCCAAAACCTGACGGAGAACAAACACTTCTCCGCCGTGACGAATCTCCTCGACGGATTGCTCGAGAATCGCCCCGATCTCAAAACGGAGCGTTTCGCCGCTCACGCGATCGTTCTCTACGCTCAGGCCAACATGCTTGACCACTCTCTACGCGTCTTCAGCGATCTCGAGAAGCTGGAGATCCAACGCACGGTGAAGTCTCTAAACGCTCTGCTCTTTGCTTGCTTGGTAGCTAAAGATTACAAGGAAGCCAAACGTGTTTACATTGAGATCCCTAAGATGTACAAAATCGAACCCGATCTCGAAACTTACGACCGTATGATCAAAGTGTTCTGTGAGTCCGGCTCCTCGAGCTCCTCTTACTCCATCGTTGCGGAGATGGAGAGGAAAGGGATCAAGCCCACGAGTTCCACCTTTGGTTTAATGATTGCTGGGTTCTACAGAGAGGATAAGAAGGAAGATGTAGGGAAAGTGTTGGCGATGATGAAAGAGCGCGGCGTTAGCATCGGTGTTTCCACTCATAACATTCGGATCCAGAGTTTGTGTAAGAGGAAGAGATCTGGAGAAGCAAAGGCTTTGCTTGATGGGATGTTGTCTTCAGGGATGAAGCCGAACGCTGTCACGTATGGTCATTTGATTCATGGGTTTTGTAACGAAGGTGAGTTTGACGAGGCCAAGAAGCTGTTTAAGGCTATGGTGAACAGAGGGTGTAAGCCTGATAGTGAGTGTTACTTCACTTTGGTGTATTACTTGTGTAAAGGTGGAGACTTTGAGGCGGCTTTGAGTCTTTGTAAGGAGAGTATGGAGAAGAATTGGGTTCCGAGTTTCGGTATCATGAAGTCGCTTGTTAACGGACTAGCGAAGGATTCGAAAGTGGAAGAAGCAAAAGAGCTTATTGCGCAAGTTAAAGAGAAGTTCACTAGAAACGTCGAGTTGTGGAATGAAGTTGAAGCAGCATTGCCTCAGTGA
- the LOC103831646 gene encoding protein DETOXIFICATION 37: MNSESLENLHRSFIESSKSFIDYRLETVLTDRELPYLRRIYLALMIEMKFLFYLAAPAILVYVINNGMSILTRIFAGHVGSTELAAASLGNSGFNLFTYGLLLGMGSAVETLCGQAHGAHRYDMLGVYLQRSTVVLILTCLPMSLLFIFSKPLLSTLGEPEQVATMASVFVYGMLPVIFAYAVNFPIQKFLQAQSIVTPSAYISAAALVIHLVLSWVAVYRLGFGLLALSLIHSFSWWIIVAAQIVYIKMSPRCRRSWEGFSWKAFEGLWDFFRLSAASAVMLCLESWYSQILVLLAGLLKNPEIALDSLAICMSISAVSFMVSVGFNAAASVRVSNELGAGNPRAAAFSTVVTTSVSFLLAVFEAVVVMSWRNVISYVFTDSPIVAEAVADLSPFLAITIVLNGIQPVLSGVAVGCGWQAFVAYVNIGCYYVVGIPIGFVLGFTYDMGAKGIWTGMIGGTLMQTIILVVVTLRTDWDKEVEKASSRLDQWEESREPLLKQ, encoded by the exons ATGAACTCAGAATCGTTGGAAAATCTCCACCGTTCATTCATTGAATCGTCGAAATCGTTCATCGACTACCGACTCGAAACTGTGTTAACCGACCGAGAACTGCCGTATCTCCGCCGTATTTACCTGGCGTTGATGATAGAGATGAAGTTCCTCTTCTACCTCGCCGCTCCGGCTATCTTGGTCTACGTCATCAACAACGGGATGTCGATTCTCACTCGTATCTTCGCCGGGCACGTCGGTAGCACCGAACTCGCCGCCGCTTCCCTTGGTAACAGTGGATTCAATCTGTTCACCTACGGTCTTCTG CTTGGTATGGGAAGTGCGGTGGAGACGTTATGTGGACAAGCGCACGGAGCTCATCGTTACGATATGCTCGGTGTTTACCTCCAGAGATCAACGGTGGTTCTGATCTTGACGTGTCTTCCGATGTCGcttctcttcatcttctccaaaccGCTTCTAAGCACACTGGGCGAGCCGGAGCAAGTCGCAACAATGGCTTCCGTCTTCGTCTACGGTATGCTCCCGGTGATATTCGCTTATGCAGTTAACTTCCCGATCCAGAAGTTCCTCCAAGCGCAGAGCATCGTCACGCCGAGCGCTTACATCTCAGCCGCGGCTCTCGTTATCCACCTTGTCCTCTCGTGGGTCGCTGTGTATCGCTTAGGGTTCGGTCTCTTGGCTTTGTCTCTGATTCATAGCTTCTCGTGGTGGATCATCGTCGCGGCCCAGATTGTTTACATTAAGATGAGCCCAAGATGTCGACGAAGTTGGGAAGGTTTTAGCTGGAAAGCTTTTGAAGGTCTTTGGGACTTTTTCCGGCTATCCGCAGCTTCCGCAGTGATGCTCTGCCTTGAGTCGTGGTACTCTCAGATTCTTGTTTTACTCGCCGGACTTCTCAAGAACCCGGAGATTGCTTTGGATTCTCTCGCTATATG TATGTCAATTTCTGCAGTCTCGTTCATGGTTTCCGTTGGATTCAACGCAGCTGCAAG tGTGAGAGTAAGCAATGAATTAGGAGCTGGAAACCCAAGGGCTGCTGCCTTCTCCACGGTAGTAACAACAAGTGTATCATTCTTATTAGCGGTTTTCGAAGCCGTCGTGGTCATGTCTTGGCGAAATGTCATCAGCTACGTGTTTACTGATAGTCCTATCGTGGCCGAGGCCGTTGCGGATTTATCTCCCTTTTTAGCTATCACTATTGTTCTCAATGGAATTCAGCCGGTTTTGTCAG GTGTGGCTGTTGGATGTGGCTGGCAAGCATTTGTGGCGTACGTTAACATTGGATGTTACTACGTGGTGGGAATACCTATTGGTTTTGTACTTGGTTTCACCTATGATATGGGAGCAAAG GGTATATGGACAGGGATGATTGGGGGAACATTAATGCAAACCATAATCTTAGTGGTTGTTACCTTGAGAACTGATTGGGATAAAGAG GTGGAGAAAGCTTCGAGCCGATTGGACCAGTGGGAAGAGAGCCGTGAGCCGCTTCTGAAGCAATAA